A stretch of DNA from Bacteroidales bacterium:
GTTCTGACACAGGGCTTGTTTTTACACGTGTGCAGGAAATTCCAATGTATCCCGGAGGTGAAGATGCAAGGAAAAAATTTATTAAAGAGCACTTTAATTATGCAAGCCTCGGACAAAATGTAAAAATTCAGGGTGTAGTTTGGGTTTCTTTTATTGTTGAAAAAGACGGTTCATTATCTGCGATAAAAGTTTTGAATGGAATTGGTGCAGCCTGCGATGGCGAAGTAGTTAAAGTAGTTAAGAAAATGCCTAAATGGAAACCGGGAAAACGAAATGGCCTTCCGGTGCGTGTAATTCTTAAAATGCCTATACGGTTTGAGAATGCTATATAAAACGATTACGATTCCTCTTTTTTCATTTCTTCATAACCTTCATCAACCAGTAAATTCGGCATTTGCGAGGTGGCTACGGCAAGTTTATCACAAATTTCATTTTGCGGATTGTTTGCATGTCCTTTGATCCAAACAAAATTTACTTTATGTTTTTTATAAACTTCAAGAAAGCGTAACCAGAGATCTTTATTTTTTTTCTTTTTAAAATTTATTCTAACCCATTCATGTAACCAGCCTTTTTCAACAGCTTCTACAACATATTTTGAATCGGAATAAATTGTAACCTGGCTGTTTTCAAACTTTAATGCTTCGAGTGCAACAATAACACTAAGCAGTTCCATTCTATTATTCGTTGTAAGCCTGTATCCCTGCGAAAGTTCTTTGCGATATTTCCCTGAAATTAATACAACTCCATACCCACCGGGACCCGGGTTTCCGCGTGCACTGCCGTCGGTATATATGGTGATGGAATGGGGCATCTTAATATAGTCCCCCCTTGAGGGGGGCAGGGGGGTGAGAAATTCATCTCACACTTTATTATTATTTAAAATTATTTTTCTGTTCGAAATTATCAATATAATTTTCTATTTCTGCACTTACATTATCAATATCATATTTCACT
This window harbors:
- the rnhA gene encoding ribonuclease HI encodes the protein MPHSITIYTDGSARGNPGPGGYGVVLISGKYRKELSQGYRLTTNNRMELLSVIVALEALKFENSQVTIYSDSKYVVEAVEKGWLHEWVRINFKKKKNKDLWLRFLEVYKKHKVNFVWIKGHANNPQNEICDKLAVATSQMPNLLVDEGYEEMKKEES